Proteins from one Natrinema salinisoli genomic window:
- a CDS encoding flippase translates to MTVTEQLRSRFKSEFAGRIVAMISSGLLMVLLARLLGPSEYGLLFLAIAVFGVLGIGSKLGIAKSCARYVTEYKQNDPSQIPHILRISMLFNVGTILVVGLGLLIGHRKLSVALGEPSLVPFLLLGVLFLAFQALATFTRLVLQGFEEIKLAATLHAVNRVSRLVFAVGFVVLGFDAIGALFGYILSFIVVVLPGLWIVYSRFYRGHDAATIESGLRRRIGEYTIPLTATSTANVLDKRVDTILIGVFLTPVAVAYYELSKQIVEFLETPVSALGFTLSPSFGAQKADGNIEQAARVYEEALTHSLLLYIPAAAGLVLVAEPTIGLVFGEEYLGAVTVLQVLSLYVILQAITKITSNGLDFLGRAKDRAIVKGITAVLNVGLNVVLIPRYGVVGAAVATVFTYSMYTAANVFIIHQEFGLRLGHLFRRLTAIISVTLVMAAVVSSTNDAIDGWVSLAGIVTLGVAVWATLSIATGLLDVQKIRAAT, encoded by the coding sequence ATGACAGTCACGGAGCAGCTGCGTTCGCGATTCAAGTCCGAGTTCGCCGGACGGATCGTCGCGATGATCTCCAGCGGCCTCCTGATGGTCCTGTTGGCCCGGCTACTCGGCCCGAGCGAGTACGGACTGTTGTTCCTCGCCATCGCGGTCTTCGGAGTGCTCGGTATCGGGAGCAAACTCGGGATCGCGAAATCGTGCGCGCGGTACGTTACCGAGTACAAACAGAACGATCCGTCTCAGATCCCCCACATCCTGCGCATCTCGATGCTGTTCAACGTCGGGACGATCCTGGTAGTGGGACTCGGCCTGCTTATCGGCCACCGCAAGTTGTCGGTCGCCCTGGGCGAGCCGTCCTTGGTCCCGTTTCTCCTGCTCGGCGTCCTCTTCCTCGCGTTTCAGGCGCTGGCGACGTTCACGCGACTCGTTCTCCAGGGGTTCGAGGAGATCAAGCTCGCGGCGACGCTGCACGCGGTCAATCGGGTTTCGCGACTCGTCTTCGCCGTCGGATTCGTCGTGCTCGGATTCGACGCCATCGGCGCGCTCTTCGGCTACATACTGAGTTTTATCGTCGTGGTGCTTCCCGGTCTGTGGATCGTCTACAGTCGGTTTTACCGCGGCCACGATGCGGCGACGATAGAGTCCGGCCTCCGACGACGGATCGGCGAGTACACGATCCCGTTGACGGCGACCAGCACGGCGAACGTCCTCGACAAACGGGTCGACACGATCCTCATCGGGGTCTTTCTGACGCCAGTCGCGGTCGCCTACTACGAACTCAGTAAACAGATCGTCGAATTCCTCGAGACACCGGTTTCGGCGCTCGGGTTCACGCTTTCGCCGTCGTTCGGTGCGCAAAAGGCGGACGGGAACATCGAGCAGGCCGCGCGGGTGTACGAAGAAGCGCTCACCCACTCGTTGTTGTTATACATCCCGGCCGCGGCCGGACTCGTGCTCGTCGCCGAACCGACGATCGGACTGGTGTTCGGCGAGGAGTATCTCGGTGCGGTCACCGTCTTGCAGGTCCTGTCGCTCTACGTGATCCTGCAGGCGATCACGAAGATCACCAGCAACGGCCTCGACTTTCTTGGACGGGCGAAAGATCGCGCGATCGTCAAGGGCATTACGGCGGTTCTCAACGTCGGCCTCAACGTCGTTCTGATCCCGCGGTACGGCGTCGTCGGCGCGGCGGTCGCGACGGTCTTTACGTACTCGATGTACACCGCCGCGAACGTATTCATCATTCACCAGGAGTTCGGACTGCGTCTCGGACACCTGTTCCGGCGGCTGACGGCGATCATCAGCGTCACGCTCGTGATGGCCGCAGTCGTCTCGTCTACCAACGACGCGATCGACGGCTGGGTGTCGCTCGCCGGTATCGTTACGCTCGGCGTCGCCGTGTGGGCAACGCTGTCGATCGCGACGGGACTCCTCGACGTTCAGAAGATCAGGGCAGCAACATGA
- a CDS encoding glycosyltransferase family 4 protein has product MNVLQLTTNAEATYITNQVEALRELGVESDVLEVPDRSESDGRSPVDYLRFCPLVRNHLSSEYDLVHANFGLTIPAALTQTGVPVVTSLVGSDLMGRFGVVTKSFARFCDEVIVVSPEMAELLSTDATVIPYGIDFDLFHPMERATARNAVGWETDGYCVLFPYSPDRAVKDYPKAERVVDAASSELGEDIELKVITGNDYSEMPYYMNAADVLLLTSRREGSPVTVKEALACNTPVVGTPVGDVPERVSDVDASGTGDSVDELATLVRRALTGDGCENGREEVWNLRLERMGERILSVYERAVERRSTG; this is encoded by the coding sequence ATGAACGTGTTACAGCTAACGACGAACGCGGAGGCGACCTACATCACGAACCAGGTCGAAGCACTTCGCGAACTCGGCGTCGAGAGCGACGTCCTCGAGGTCCCCGATCGCTCCGAATCGGACGGACGGAGCCCGGTCGATTACCTCCGGTTCTGTCCGCTCGTTCGGAACCATCTGTCGTCGGAGTACGACCTCGTCCACGCGAACTTCGGGCTGACCATCCCGGCTGCACTGACCCAGACCGGGGTTCCCGTCGTGACGAGTCTGGTCGGGAGCGATCTCATGGGCCGATTCGGCGTCGTTACGAAGTCGTTCGCTCGGTTCTGTGACGAGGTCATCGTCGTCAGTCCGGAAATGGCCGAACTGCTGTCCACGGACGCGACCGTGATCCCCTACGGAATCGATTTCGATCTCTTCCATCCGATGGAGCGCGCGACCGCCCGGAACGCGGTCGGCTGGGAGACCGACGGCTATTGCGTATTATTCCCGTACAGTCCCGATCGAGCCGTGAAGGATTATCCGAAGGCCGAACGCGTCGTCGACGCCGCGTCGTCAGAGCTCGGCGAAGACATCGAGTTGAAGGTGATCACCGGAAACGATTACTCGGAGATGCCCTACTACATGAACGCCGCGGACGTACTCTTACTCACCTCCCGTCGCGAGGGGTCTCCGGTCACCGTCAAAGAGGCGCTCGCGTGTAACACCCCCGTCGTGGGAACCCCCGTCGGTGACGTTCCCGAGCGGGTATCGGACGTCGACGCGAGCGGCACTGGCGACTCGGTCGACGAGTTAGCGACGCTGGTCCGTCGTGCACTCACGGGGGACGGATGCGAGAACGGTCGGGAGGAAGTGTGGAACCTCCGACTCGAACGAATGGGTGAGCGGATTCTCAGCGTTTACGAGCGAGCGGTCGAACGGCGCTCGACGGGCTGA
- a CDS encoding CARDB domain-containing protein has translation MTRRNSTTNTVTYSILATIAVVVALAVSATAVAGATTAPPDPDEYAVAQGDDCVTVEPIGDGARTIEEFYDYRTPNTTPSSYSYSSHGTTHLQEDDTSSVFLYEGSDGLSLVLLHDRYDGDSPGGAATMTFSGLPEDGEWVVEDDGYDGADDEFDHSGDSSRITWVWSENRSDGAAFNGGLDDEFSITIEPRFNDDAAKQLYDGRVRDWEVISGTDTGRERTSLDMNEPVVITSGECTSHSVTDLNVTESVRPGDSVSVEATVENDGATPGNVTVPFTVDGETVDEQTVSLEPGETTTLSTNATFDEAGTYTVGAANATTEVTVNEGDDEMPGFGVTAAVLAALVATLIGRRQL, from the coding sequence ATGACACGACGAAACAGTACCACGAATACTGTAACGTATTCGATTCTCGCCACGATTGCAGTAGTGGTCGCGCTCGCCGTCAGTGCGACGGCAGTGGCCGGCGCAACGACTGCTCCCCCCGATCCGGACGAGTACGCCGTGGCACAGGGAGACGACTGTGTGACCGTCGAACCGATCGGTGACGGCGCCCGGACCATCGAGGAATTCTACGACTACCGCACGCCGAACACCACCCCGAGCTCGTACTCCTACAGCTCCCACGGGACGACTCACCTCCAGGAAGACGATACGAGTTCCGTCTTCCTGTACGAGGGGAGTGACGGGCTCAGTCTCGTACTGCTTCACGACCGATACGATGGCGACTCGCCTGGCGGCGCGGCGACGATGACGTTCAGCGGCTTGCCCGAAGACGGCGAGTGGGTCGTCGAGGACGACGGGTACGACGGCGCCGACGACGAGTTCGATCACAGCGGGGACTCGAGTCGCATCACGTGGGTCTGGTCCGAGAACCGGAGCGACGGTGCCGCGTTCAACGGCGGGCTGGACGACGAGTTCTCGATCACGATCGAGCCGCGGTTCAACGACGACGCTGCCAAGCAGTTGTACGACGGCCGAGTCCGCGACTGGGAAGTGATTTCGGGGACCGACACCGGTCGCGAGCGGACCTCGCTCGACATGAACGAACCGGTCGTGATCACGTCTGGGGAGTGCACCTCGCATTCGGTTACCGACCTGAACGTGACCGAGTCGGTGAGGCCGGGTGATTCCGTGTCCGTCGAGGCCACGGTCGAAAACGACGGCGCGACCCCCGGAAACGTTACCGTTCCGTTCACCGTCGACGGCGAGACCGTCGACGAGCAGACGGTGTCGCTCGAGCCCGGCGAAACGACCACGCTGTCGACGAACGCCACGTTCGACGAAGCCGGCACGTACACGGTCGGGGCAGCGAACGCGACGACGGAGGTGACCGTCAACGAGGGCGACGACGAGATGCCCGGCTTCGGCGTTACTGCCGCGGTTCTGGCGGCACTGGTTGCAACACTGATCGGACGTCGTCAACTGTAG
- a CDS encoding polysaccharide deacetylase family protein, which translates to MSVHTSIMKRRAYLAAAVMGLGGCTAQRDDANENGTSGRVDETDGEKSDSDDETSTADGDSSQAIEIIDDFGDLSRWDVLAGSLDVDRKRGTDGSQAAVLAAAGSDQRVSIKRELSAPLDCSTTIPGVSIAVEESVRPIIQLFDSEGDHVEFRRGIKGDRRSMRYDFGLSDIDGDPDLSAITEIRIALWVGDQSRTLRVDELFLAPKPDTGTVMIQFDDGYETDYTEALPILDRYGYPAVTFVNPVTIGTADRLDLAQCKRLRDAGWTVGNHTYSHARLENLTPDEQADEIGKAKAWLLEHGFERGARYFAYPFGEWDEHTLEIVDENHEIAFWGGEDVYGHAVNPLLYPRVGEPSAETAIELLERAAAWGGHVAFLYHELSGELRSDFESTIEHAHDLESAGEIRFVTPSDLETELAAYSHTE; encoded by the coding sequence ATGAGTGTCCATACATCCATCATGAAACGACGGGCGTATCTCGCGGCCGCAGTGATGGGGCTCGGCGGGTGTACTGCACAGCGCGACGATGCGAACGAGAACGGAACGAGTGGACGAGTGGACGAAACGGACGGCGAGAAATCCGATTCCGACGACGAGACGTCGACTGCTGACGGTGATTCGTCGCAAGCCATCGAGATCATCGACGATTTCGGCGATCTCTCCCGCTGGGACGTTCTGGCCGGATCGCTCGATGTCGACCGGAAGCGGGGAACCGACGGCTCACAGGCTGCAGTCCTCGCGGCCGCGGGAAGTGACCAACGGGTATCGATCAAACGGGAGCTGTCGGCACCCCTGGACTGTTCGACGACGATTCCCGGAGTATCGATCGCCGTAGAGGAGTCTGTGAGACCGATTATCCAACTGTTCGATTCCGAGGGCGATCACGTGGAGTTCCGGCGTGGAATCAAGGGCGATCGCCGGAGTATGCGGTACGATTTCGGCCTCAGTGATATCGACGGTGATCCCGATCTTTCGGCGATCACCGAGATTCGGATCGCCCTCTGGGTCGGTGACCAGTCGAGAACGCTCCGGGTCGACGAACTCTTCCTCGCTCCGAAACCCGACACCGGGACCGTGATGATCCAGTTCGACGACGGGTACGAAACCGACTACACCGAGGCGCTACCGATCCTCGATCGGTACGGGTACCCGGCCGTCACGTTCGTCAATCCCGTGACGATCGGTACCGCCGACCGACTCGATCTCGCTCAGTGCAAGCGGTTACGGGACGCCGGTTGGACCGTCGGGAATCACACGTACTCTCACGCCCGCCTCGAGAACCTGACTCCGGACGAGCAGGCCGACGAAATCGGGAAAGCGAAAGCGTGGTTGCTCGAGCACGGCTTCGAACGCGGCGCGCGGTACTTCGCGTATCCGTTCGGGGAGTGGGACGAACACACGCTCGAGATCGTCGACGAGAACCACGAGATAGCCTTTTGGGGCGGCGAAGACGTCTACGGACACGCCGTCAATCCGTTGTTATATCCTCGAGTCGGCGAGCCGTCGGCCGAGACGGCGATCGAGTTGCTCGAGAGAGCGGCGGCGTGGGGCGGGCACGTTGCGTTCCTTTACCACGAACTCAGCGGTGAACTGCGCAGCGACTTCGAATCGACGATCGAGCACGCTCACGACCTGGAGTCGGCGGGCGAGATCCGATTCGTCACGCCGTCCGATCTCGAGACGGAGCTGGCAGCGTATTCTCACACCGAGTAA
- a CDS encoding right-handed parallel beta-helix repeat-containing protein, translating into MSEDSQDNARIGHIDRRSYLKAATGVASAFALGTQAVAADDDYDVIEVSPGETFEKDISSGETWENKLIDITASGAGYSISATADDFEMRNIGVRGEWDHDPGSQVIIVEVESADASGLIENVYLGDGAAGGGDPGGIYVHNDHSGTLTIRGCNIQGFPDNGIYASGPGLADRGNGGVVQIENTYAADCGSSGLRIGSDGSSVQNCVAWNCDRGLWCLFSDQLEANGCDFGGSGYDIRVGSGSQESGGPYGELTVNDTSWGTQQLERSQNEIHGSSSGSPNNRGPADVGAPTSAEAAAAGTATDGTSGSDETTTDEEPDSSESSHLLAFVTSSDAYNDTYSFVVEGDVEKATADYDSPAGNSIGANGNDTIDVADGTTTVEGLTGNGFGDAYRVHGPVTSITIDDPDVMWVELDGEKMSVEEVIDATSDGDDEDSSGPSNALVIDATETGDRAAYSFEASGTVEKATQGDATIDGGNSVEGTVDDSKDAYWFSGDITDFWLNGNALVDVEYDARE; encoded by the coding sequence ATGAGCGAAGACTCTCAGGACAATGCGAGAATCGGTCACATCGATCGACGATCCTATTTGAAAGCGGCCACAGGTGTCGCCAGTGCATTCGCACTCGGGACGCAAGCGGTCGCCGCCGACGACGACTACGACGTAATCGAAGTGTCGCCGGGCGAAACGTTCGAAAAAGACATCTCCAGCGGCGAAACGTGGGAGAACAAGCTCATCGACATCACGGCCAGTGGTGCCGGCTACAGCATCTCCGCAACCGCAGACGATTTCGAGATGCGCAACATCGGCGTCAGAGGTGAGTGGGATCACGACCCCGGCAGTCAGGTGATCATCGTCGAGGTCGAAAGCGCCGACGCGAGCGGCCTCATCGAGAACGTCTATCTCGGTGACGGTGCCGCCGGCGGTGGCGACCCCGGCGGGATATACGTCCACAACGATCACTCCGGCACGCTCACCATCCGCGGGTGCAACATCCAGGGCTTCCCCGACAACGGTATCTACGCCAGCGGCCCCGGTCTCGCAGACCGTGGCAACGGCGGCGTCGTCCAGATCGAGAACACCTACGCTGCCGACTGTGGCTCCTCGGGCCTTCGGATCGGCTCGGACGGCTCCTCCGTCCAGAACTGCGTCGCATGGAACTGCGACCGCGGGCTCTGGTGTCTCTTCAGCGATCAGCTCGAGGCCAACGGCTGTGACTTCGGCGGGTCCGGCTACGACATCCGCGTCGGCAGTGGCTCCCAGGAGTCCGGTGGCCCCTACGGTGAACTGACCGTCAACGACACCAGCTGGGGCACCCAGCAACTCGAGCGCTCCCAGAACGAAATTCACGGCTCCTCGTCCGGGTCACCGAACAACCGCGGCCCGGCCGACGTGGGCGCACCGACGTCGGCCGAAGCGGCCGCGGCCGGCACCGCTACCGACGGAACCAGCGGATCGGACGAGACCACCACGGACGAAGAACCTGATTCGTCCGAGAGCTCCCACCTCCTGGCGTTCGTGACCTCGTCGGACGCGTACAACGATACGTACTCGTTCGTCGTAGAGGGTGACGTCGAGAAGGCAACGGCTGACTACGATTCCCCCGCCGGTAATTCGATCGGCGCAAACGGAAACGACACGATCGACGTTGCTGACGGCACGACCACCGTCGAGGGGCTCACCGGAAACGGATTCGGCGACGCGTACCGCGTCCACGGTCCCGTCACCTCCATCACCATCGACGATCCGGACGTCATGTGGGTCGAGCTCGACGGCGAAAAGATGTCCGTCGAGGAGGTCATCGACGCGACGTCCGACGGTGACGACGAGGATTCCAGCGGTCCGTCGAACGCTCTCGTCATCGATGCGACCGAAACCGGCGACCGGGCTGCGTACTCGTTCGAGGCCTCCGGCACGGTCGAGAAAGCGACCCAGGGAGACGCCACGATCGACGGCGGCAACAGCGTCGAAGGCACCGTCGACGATTCGAAGGATGCCTACTGGTTCAGCGGCGACATTACGGACTTCTGGCTGAACGGGAACGCACTGGTCGACGTCGAGTACGACGCTCGGGAGTAA
- a CDS encoding GNAT family N-acetyltransferase: MSIEVRLATGDDLDKWNGYVERSPEGTLCHEYEALRVQAEHADATLHPLIGFKGQEVVGLFPVFEITKGFVTTVFSPPPHLRIPYLGPAFLNMDKLKQRKRERRRQRFMDGCFEWIESELAPKYGHVRTSPAFADSRPFKWNEYDETPEYTYAVDLTLDRDDLLMTFSSDARSNIRNTDDDAYEIEVGGPEEIRLIHEQVANRYESQGIGFGVPVEFVLDLAAESATGHVRPYTLRIDGEFVGGILALEYGEYTGRWMGGVRTDADVDIPTNDLLDWAIMSDGLERGLETYDLVGADTRRINRYKAKFNPELRTYYSLEYGKWGMRQVASLYDSVK, translated from the coding sequence ATGAGCATCGAAGTCCGTCTCGCCACGGGCGACGACCTAGACAAGTGGAATGGCTACGTCGAGCGATCGCCGGAAGGAACGCTGTGTCACGAGTACGAAGCGCTCCGGGTACAAGCCGAGCACGCCGATGCGACGCTTCATCCCCTGATCGGGTTCAAGGGGCAGGAGGTGGTCGGTCTGTTCCCCGTGTTCGAGATCACGAAAGGATTCGTCACGACGGTGTTCTCCCCGCCGCCGCACCTCCGGATTCCGTATCTCGGGCCGGCCTTCCTGAACATGGACAAACTGAAACAGCGCAAGCGCGAGCGCCGTCGGCAGCGCTTCATGGACGGCTGCTTCGAGTGGATCGAGTCGGAACTGGCTCCGAAGTACGGCCACGTTCGGACCTCGCCGGCCTTCGCCGACTCGCGGCCGTTCAAGTGGAACGAGTACGACGAAACCCCGGAGTACACCTACGCCGTCGATCTCACGCTCGATAGGGACGACCTCCTGATGACGTTCAGCAGCGACGCGCGGAGCAACATCCGAAACACCGACGACGACGCCTACGAGATCGAGGTCGGCGGACCCGAAGAGATCCGGCTGATCCACGAGCAGGTTGCGAACCGCTACGAGTCCCAGGGTATCGGGTTCGGCGTCCCCGTCGAGTTCGTCCTCGATCTCGCCGCGGAATCGGCGACCGGACACGTCCGCCCGTATACCCTCCGCATCGACGGCGAGTTCGTCGGCGGTATCCTGGCCCTCGAGTACGGCGAGTACACGGGCAGGTGGATGGGGGGCGTTCGAACCGATGCCGACGTCGACATCCCGACGAACGATCTGCTCGACTGGGCGATCATGAGCGACGGCCTCGAGCGGGGCCTCGAGACGTACGACCTCGTCGGCGCCGACACGCGTCGCATCAATCGCTACAAGGCGAAGTTCAATCCCGAGTTGCGGACCTACTACAGTCTGGAGTACGGAAAATGGGGGATGCGCCAGGTGGCTTCGCTGTACGATTCGGTGAAATAA
- a CDS encoding GNAT family N-acetyltransferase has product MIEVHQLTDEEQWNTYVDRSPAGSIFHRSEFLRAIAAETGMELELLVGKNGEHPIGILPLFTDSTGPFRMVFSPPPHAGVPHLGPGMMLDPNIKYRKAALRTKEFVEACVDWIDREHDPHYIRIITNTEFGEVRPFRWLGFDVTPRFTYELDIDRGESDLLRSFSRDARSSIQDNYNPEYAIADGGQRLLEDETDPEYTIENGGEAEIEYLADRLEQRFDEQGEAFPLSASFLRTIYTDLPDETIDVYQFRSDGQPVSGRISLFYGGWLTYWQGVPKPSVDVDVPINDLLNWRSIRRARELECDTAELSGANIERLWDYKAKFNPELATYYILERTSASTAPLLKLYKWWQA; this is encoded by the coding sequence ATGATTGAGGTTCACCAGCTCACGGACGAGGAACAGTGGAATACGTACGTCGATCGTTCCCCTGCGGGGTCGATCTTTCATCGATCCGAGTTCCTCCGGGCGATCGCGGCGGAAACGGGGATGGAACTCGAACTCCTCGTCGGAAAAAACGGGGAGCATCCGATCGGAATCCTGCCGCTATTCACCGATTCGACGGGACCGTTCAGGATGGTCTTCTCGCCGCCACCGCACGCGGGCGTTCCGCATCTCGGCCCCGGAATGATGCTCGATCCGAACATCAAGTATCGGAAAGCGGCGCTGCGTACCAAGGAGTTCGTCGAAGCGTGCGTCGACTGGATCGATCGCGAGCACGATCCGCACTATATCAGGATCATCACCAATACCGAATTCGGGGAAGTTCGCCCGTTCCGCTGGCTCGGGTTCGACGTCACGCCGCGGTTCACGTACGAACTGGACATCGATCGCGGGGAATCCGACCTCCTCCGATCGTTCTCGCGGGACGCGCGCAGCTCGATTCAGGACAACTACAACCCCGAGTACGCGATCGCAGACGGCGGACAGCGACTCCTCGAGGACGAGACCGATCCCGAATACACGATCGAGAACGGCGGCGAAGCGGAGATCGAGTACCTCGCCGATCGGCTCGAACAACGGTTCGACGAACAGGGCGAAGCCTTCCCGCTCTCGGCCTCGTTCCTCAGGACCATTTACACCGATCTTCCGGACGAGACGATCGACGTCTATCAGTTCCGGAGCGACGGGCAGCCGGTTTCGGGTCGAATCTCGCTCTTCTACGGCGGTTGGCTGACGTACTGGCAGGGCGTCCCGAAACCGTCGGTCGACGTCGACGTCCCGATCAACGATCTCCTCAACTGGCGCTCGATCCGTCGCGCGCGCGAACTGGAATGTGACACCGCCGAACTGTCCGGCGCGAACATCGAGCGGCTCTGGGATTACAAAGCGAAATTCAACCCCGAACTGGCTACGTATTACATCCTCGAACGAACGAGCGCGAGCACGGCACCGCTTCTCAAGCTGTACAAGTGGTGGCAAGCGTGA
- a CDS encoding phosphotransferase, giving the protein MSENTPTYDPESRHEFPGDVLVCPDCSNPLSSGERCCGSCGTGIYERKGILSFSTESDDSDPYLSEHRLEELAAAVANHPVRTAAADVLADRDRSDALAELFDVRRDLWQVLVAEHISGRCLDLYSGYGRRAMVLAERTDAVYTVDPSLSKLRIVDDRDDYASSDRVVPIHTTDRRLPFSAGAFDTIVADFTGKRDLRSRLDRLTDCLAADGSLIFTADGWPSNTPLARVLGFDRADQESSRSIGDLSPGTADGYRSLARSVGFDDISVYTLFPDASRPLYAFDVDSDRALETILSSHSNAYDRFGDAIEPATRRGHRLVKQCYPTYLVACTNSPEPPAFEFSDPLVVQGRTRTVVLNLDESGIDTVWKIPNRNAHRPYTSNENAVIAELRSREAPITSTLPAGEALESRFGPVRKERPVDGTPLEEEIDGGVESFERVLRLSFDWLIDFQRAFRSESFVRSADAVREDLTFEPADLVASRIDEDVETFTTPVHGDYMPGNIHHEDGEITSVIDWEYGSLAASPVVDAGFLLLNVASWVVQNFRERVRTILCRRNEYSRRVRSCVRDYCDAVGLPYRSFELYLPAAYLHRIVRDRELDAVRTYTRQLDTTIRRTKVLLDVRDEMIIS; this is encoded by the coding sequence ATGAGCGAGAACACACCGACATACGATCCCGAATCGCGCCACGAGTTCCCCGGTGACGTCCTCGTCTGTCCGGACTGTTCGAATCCGCTATCGTCCGGTGAACGTTGCTGTGGCAGCTGTGGAACCGGCATATACGAACGGAAGGGAATCCTCTCGTTCAGTACCGAAAGCGATGACTCGGATCCGTATCTCTCCGAACACCGACTCGAAGAACTCGCGGCCGCTGTGGCGAATCACCCCGTTCGGACGGCGGCGGCGGACGTCCTCGCCGACCGCGATCGGTCGGACGCGCTGGCCGAACTGTTCGACGTCCGGCGCGACCTGTGGCAGGTCCTCGTCGCCGAACACATCTCCGGGCGGTGTCTCGACCTCTACAGCGGGTACGGCCGCCGCGCCATGGTCCTCGCCGAACGGACCGACGCGGTCTACACCGTCGATCCTTCGCTATCGAAGCTGCGTATCGTCGACGACCGCGACGATTACGCCAGTTCCGATCGCGTGGTCCCGATCCACACGACCGATCGACGACTCCCGTTTTCGGCCGGCGCGTTCGACACCATCGTCGCCGATTTCACCGGCAAGCGCGACCTTCGCTCCCGACTGGATCGGCTGACCGACTGCCTCGCGGCCGACGGGTCGCTGATCTTCACCGCCGACGGATGGCCGTCGAACACGCCCCTCGCGCGCGTCCTCGGTTTCGATCGGGCCGACCAGGAGTCCTCGAGATCGATCGGTGATCTGAGCCCGGGAACCGCGGACGGATACCGATCCCTGGCGCGATCGGTCGGGTTCGACGATATCTCCGTCTACACGCTGTTTCCGGACGCGTCTCGTCCGCTGTATGCGTTCGACGTCGATTCCGACCGAGCCCTGGAAACGATCCTCAGCTCCCACTCGAACGCCTACGACCGGTTCGGAGACGCGATCGAACCCGCCACGAGACGCGGACACAGGCTCGTCAAACAGTGCTATCCGACGTATCTCGTCGCGTGCACGAACAGTCCCGAACCGCCGGCGTTCGAGTTTTCGGATCCGCTTGTCGTTCAGGGTCGCACGCGAACGGTCGTTCTAAATCTGGACGAGTCGGGGATCGACACCGTCTGGAAGATACCGAATCGGAACGCACACCGACCGTATACGAGCAACGAGAACGCCGTCATCGCCGAGCTCAGATCCAGAGAGGCCCCGATCACGTCGACGCTCCCGGCCGGCGAAGCGCTCGAGTCCCGATTCGGCCCGGTGAGAAAGGAACGACCGGTCGACGGCACCCCTCTCGAGGAGGAGATCGACGGCGGCGTCGAGTCGTTCGAGCGAGTGCTCCGGCTGAGCTTCGACTGGCTCATCGACTTCCAGCGCGCGTTCCGGAGCGAGTCGTTCGTCCGGTCCGCCGACGCCGTCCGCGAGGACTTGACGTTCGAACCGGCCGATCTCGTGGCGTCGCGTATCGACGAGGACGTCGAAACGTTCACGACGCCCGTCCACGGCGACTATATGCCCGGTAATATTCACCACGAGGACGGGGAGATCACGTCGGTCATCGACTGGGAGTACGGGAGTCTGGCGGCGTCGCCCGTGGTCGATGCCGGATTCCTGCTCCTCAACGTGGCGTCGTGGGTTGTTCAGAACTTCCGGGAGCGGGTTCGGACGATACTGTGCCGGCGAAACGAGTACTCGCGTCGCGTCCGGTCGTGCGTTCGCGATTACTGTGACGCCGTCGGTCTTCCGTACCGGTCGTTCGAACTGTATTTGCCGGCGGCGTACCTGCACCGCATCGTCCGGGATCGGGAACTGGACGCCGTGAGGACGTATACGAGGCAGTTGGACACGACCATCCGTCGAACGAAGGTCCTCCTCGACGTGCGCGACGAGATGATCATTTCTTGA